From a region of the Desulfonatronum thioautotrophicum genome:
- a CDS encoding glycosyltransferase family 4 protein, with translation MPFKALFVSTMCLLDQRSGAALSVRTHLENLAAAGWECHAVTASLCDGNAEYPKVRIFGPEGARPEHQGKCIVLDYSGVRHHILHTRSTVGANLTQQEANSLAMILQKALKENFFDLVITYGSSPLSRDLQNIARKLTRKMVFFLANDSYHDPEVFSSMDVVICPSMFLRDLYRERLGIRPVALRDTISEQFIQTDIDQSFAGRDVLRRKGFVTYVNPSPVKGGTLFLRLVNMAFHNRPDITFLVLEGRLTRSEWIKKFRIDPGGIANVFWMPNQSDMRRVYQRTSILLFPAFWQEASGRIVAEAQLNGIPVIASDRGGIPEQLNGGGICLPNPPGCNDDFSTMPTEEQARPWLDAICRLLDDPDEYDKACTLALEASKPFHPSLTRQATVDFYTSLFAD, from the coding sequence ATGCCATTTAAAGCACTATTTGTTTCAACCATGTGCCTGCTGGACCAGCGTAGCGGTGCTGCGCTTTCAGTACGTACCCACTTGGAAAACCTGGCTGCGGCAGGCTGGGAGTGCCATGCGGTAACTGCCTCTTTATGTGACGGCAATGCCGAGTATCCCAAAGTTCGGATCTTCGGCCCTGAAGGCGCCAGGCCGGAACATCAAGGAAAATGCATAGTTCTTGATTACTCCGGAGTACGTCATCACATATTGCATACAAGGAGCACTGTCGGGGCTAACCTTACACAGCAGGAAGCAAATAGTCTGGCAATGATTCTGCAGAAAGCTCTTAAGGAAAATTTCTTTGATCTGGTCATCACCTATGGAAGCTCACCGCTGAGCAGGGATTTACAGAATATTGCCCGCAAGCTTACACGCAAAATGGTATTTTTTCTGGCAAATGACTCATATCATGACCCAGAGGTGTTTTCCTCCATGGATGTGGTAATATGTCCAAGCATGTTTCTCAGAGACCTGTACCGGGAAAGGCTTGGCATTCGTCCTGTTGCTCTTCGGGACACGATCAGCGAACAGTTTATTCAGACTGATATAGATCAGAGCTTTGCGGGGCGGGATGTTTTGCGCCGGAAAGGCTTTGTAACCTACGTCAATCCTTCTCCGGTCAAAGGCGGAACTCTGTTTTTGAGACTTGTAAACATGGCTTTTCATAACCGACCAGATATTACTTTTCTGGTTCTGGAAGGCCGATTGACCAGGTCTGAGTGGATTAAAAAGTTCCGTATTGATCCTGGGGGAATAGCCAATGTTTTCTGGATGCCCAATCAAAGCGATATGCGCCGGGTATATCAGCGTACCAGCATACTTCTTTTTCCAGCATTCTGGCAGGAAGCATCAGGTCGGATCGTGGCAGAAGCTCAGCTTAACGGCATACCGGTAATAGCAAGTGACCGTGGAGGTATCCCGGAACAGCTAAATGGCGGCGGAATTTGCCTGCCCAACCCACCGGGATGCAATGACGATTTCAGCACGATGCCCACCGAGGAACAGGCCAGACCCTGGCTTGATGCCATATGCCGGCTGCTGGATGATCCGGATGAATACGATAAAGCCTGTACGCTGGCTCTTGAAGCATCCAAACCCTTTCACCCCTCGCTGACACGGCAGGCAACCGTGGATTTTTATACCAGTCTGTTTGCTGATTAA